The DNA window AATTGCTGGAATATAAAACATGGATTGCTGCTGATAACTGCACGTAGTTCTCGCCCCACTTCCGGAGTACCGTTAGCGGTGCAAGTCCCACTTATCTTGCCATTTATCTGTTTAAGATAGACAGACCGGTAGGGGCCTGGCGCGAAAAAACAGCAAACTCTTCTTTTAAGAGATAATTCCAGTATCTTTCCTCAGTTTTCTTTAGCTACCCAAAAAACGATTATGGTATCATTGCCAGAATAATTGATCTATCCGAGTATATATCTATTCGTCTCTTCTATTTTAATATCATCAGTTTACTGGCTGCAACGCACTCACCATCCACCTTCAATGACCACAAATAAACTCCTGCTGCCACCTGTTTTTCATGCTTATTACGACAGTTCCACACCTTACTGTAATACTGACTGCCATTATCATTTCCTTCTCTCAAACCAGCTTTGCGAGCAAGTCCCGTTAAACTGGTATTCAGGATCAATTTTTTCACCAGTTGACCTTTCAAATTGTAAATATTGATCTCAGGTTCGCTGGTAGGAACTTCTGGGAGAGAGAATTCCAGAAAAACGCAACTACGACTTTTACTCAATTGAACAGGATTAGGATAGCTGCTAAGTGTGACAGATGATGAATGAGGTAGTTCGTCGGGAGTATTTCCCACAATGAGTCCATTATATTCATAACATCCCATATCAATTATATCATTCCAGATTCGCGGATTACCAGCCAGATCTATAGCCGGTAGATTCATCCCCAACGTGTCTGGAGAGCCAGCATCAATGCAGGGTGATATTTCACTAAGCTGGTAGTAACCTGGATTTGTTTCGTACCAGCCAGGTCCCTGATCACCAATAAAAGAGGGATCATCACCTGTAATCACATCCTGCATAATAATCATATCTGGATCTGTGGCAATTATATCCAGTGCAAAAAGAGAATTGTTTATTGTTGATAAATACTGAGAACTATCAGAATTGGCATTAGTGAAAACGATATCAGCATAGTTTCCAGGATTATAAAAAATACTATTTTTGATTTCCATTTTACCATAAGAGCGGATAATTGTGGAATATCCATTGATATTATTAGCAATTGTGCAGTTATTTAGCTTAACTGGCGTATAGCGATTATCCAGTAACATTTGATCATAACCCCATGAATAAGCACAATTATTATTAAACATCAGAAAATTGCAAAGTTCCAGAGTATCCGTACTATCGGCAGGATCCCAGTTACGATAGGTGAAAAATGTGCCAGTACGTGCTGAACAATTGCTCAGTATGGAGTTCCTCATAACAGCATCCGTTCCTGAAAAGTTAATTCCTGTCTTGTACACCTGATTATTAAGCAGGTTAAAATCGTTTACAATTATATTATTCAATACTGTGTTATGCCCTGTGGGTCCCATTCCAAGGGCAAAATTATACTCAGAATTCGTGGAAGATTCCTCTATAAGAAGATTTTCCAGCAAATTGTCTCCATCTCCTGAAGCACTTATATTACTATATCGAGCCTCATTGTTATGCAGCCAGAGATCGGTAATTTCCAAATCCCTGATCGGAGATAGACAAATCACATAATCACTGTTATCCGAGCAATTGGTGATATTAAAACCACT is part of the Candidatus Stygibacter australis genome and encodes:
- a CDS encoding choice-of-anchor Q domain-containing protein; the protein is MKILMIILMTLPVILMANVWTVNWDGGADFSSIQPAIDEAVNNDTIIVYPGEYFENLVISNKSLSLLGNQIESGDIFQAEDVIIHGDQSASAVFVENSDDFVINGFVIMNNYPDNSIIYSEEFNYVRGGGIAFRNNCEDVEIRNCVIKNCLAYVGGGIFAETENIILSNVSVYDNRAIHYAGGVYLQGAWAYSEIAFDCFNRCSIYRNTSSWVQDLSISNYPGNITIHLDRFSVPEINADEYYCRASSDEGSTLDLRISDYEYQPVEHDLWVGVYGSDENSGNSVNDALKTLSWANQLIASDPQGRYTIHVTGGLYSFSENQQKFPFEMKSYVRLEGAGIEQTYIDGEGIGGFLIARDKDDIKMSGFNITNCSDNSDYVICLSPIRDLEITDLWLHNNEARYSNISASGDGDNLLENLLIEESSTNSEYNFALGMGPTGHNTVLNNIIVNDFNLLNNQVYKTGINFSGTDAVMRNSILSNCSARTGTFFTYRNWDPADSTDTLELCNFLMFNNNCAYSWGYDQMLLDNRYTPVKLNNCTIANNINGYSTIIRSYGKMEIKNSIFYNPGNYADIVFTNANSDSSQYLSTINNSLFALDIIATDPDMIIMQDVITGDDPSFIGDQGPGWYETNPGYYQLSEISPCIDAGSPDTLGMNLPAIDLAGNPRIWNDIIDMGCYEYNGLIVGNTPDELPHSSSVTLSSYPNPVQLSKSRSCVFLEFSLPEVPTSEPEINIYNLKGQLVKKLILNTSLTGLARKAGLREGNDNGSQYYSKVWNCRNKHEKQVAAGVYLWSLKVDGECVAASKLMILK